Below is a window of Macadamia integrifolia cultivar HAES 741 chromosome 8, SCU_Mint_v3, whole genome shotgun sequence DNA.
tcaaatgggattttgtcttgtaaatttttttcaatACTTAGGCCTCAAGAATGGGGATAATCCAACCCAGGATAAGATGTTTTATCCACCAATGGACTGGCTTTTTCTATCAGGACACAAGTCCATAATCCATTTCAAAGGAATGAGAAATCTCAGTCAATGTATATTTGTTCTTTTCCCTTAAGTGGGACAACAGTCCTTTTCCCCTAGGATTTTTTTGAGTCCCCAGAATACTCCTATTGGATTTACTTCTTCATTACTCAACCTTGCAATCGATGAGCCAGAAGACTTCATCTCAGTTGTCTGGTTGCAGGGTTGAAGAATTTGATAAGTTTAATGGATCATCATCACCATTCTTATGATtgacagaaattaaaagaaaaaaaaaatccaaatcccaTTCTGGAACAAATGCATTAGTGCTTGAAAATTCCAATGACAAACAGAAAAACACAGAAGCATATATTCAAATTTCCACTTAAAATGTACTTCCATCCAATTAATACTAAGAAGATGGATTATGGAACAAACATAAAGTAAGAATTCTCTGAAACACAAATCACAAACTAGTAAAAGTAGACCAATTATACCCCTACAAATGTTCAGTATAATAAACCCACTAGAAAAACAGAACATCCTCCCATTGTAAACCCAATAAGCTAACAGAATATCCCCAACTCTCCAGTCAATTAAAACTGAAACAGCAAGGCCAACACAGCCATACCAAGCTTAACCAAAAACCCATTGGAAAAAGGATAAGGAGCACTGCTCTTCTGAGAGGGCCCAGGAGCCCCTGCACCAGAAGGTGAAGAGGGAGAGGATAAtggagaagaagcagaagacccAGATGGAGATGGGGCCACGCCTTCAGAAGACTTGGGGACGCGGATATCAACCTTCTGTCCAATCAGGCAGTGGCCGGGGACTCCGCACAGGAAGTAATAATGGCCAGTCCTCTTGACGACAAGAGAGTCATTGCCAGTGGCTAATGTGAGCATCGGGGATGAAACATTGCAGGCTTTGAATTCTTGATGTGTCACTTGCATCACATTGTGGAACTGCTTGTTGTACTCGAAAACTATGGAGATTTGCAGCATAATCGAcaccaacaaaataaaaaataaaacatatggGTTACACAATGAAGAACAATGACAGAAAATTCATATAAAATTAACTACAGTAAATCAACCCATTTTTTTCATCATCTAAAGTCAACTAATAATCAATTTCTTTCACCAGTGAGCAAGAGAAAAGGTTGCATTTTCCATTAAATACTATAATAAATTGGCATGGTAGGTTAAGGTCCCATTCTCGAATCTGAAACCAGTAAGTAACCATGGAATGGGATTATTCGTTCACAggtttttcctttgatttaAGATGGACAGTGGTTAGTCGACATCAACAGCTGAGTTGGAAGTCGTAAGCCCACCAAAAAAGGAAGCATAAAAAGATTAATGGAAGGAAAGGG
It encodes the following:
- the LOC122085774 gene encoding mavicyanin-like yields the protein MGFAQRAMFMLLLIMAALEVSLAVVYKVGDDKGWTTLGNVNYTAWAASKTFRVGDTILFEYNKQFHNVMQVTHQEFKACNVSSPMLTLATGNDSLVVKRTGHYYFLCGVPGHCLIGQKVDIRVPKSSEGVAPSPSGSSASSPLSSPSSPSGAGAPGPSQKSSAPYPFSNGFLVKLGMAVLALLFQF